Part of the Deinococcus reticulitermitis genome is shown below.
GGTGACCTCGCCCTTCTCCTCGAGCACCTTGAACAGGAAGGGCTTGAAGAGTTCCAACGCCATGCGCTTGGGCACCCCGCACTGGTGCAGCTTGAGCTGCGGGCCGACCACGATCACCGAGCGGCCCGAGTAGTCCACGCGCTTGCCGAGCAGGTTCTGGCGGAACCGGCCCTGTTTGCCGCCGAGCAGGTCGGTCAGCGAGCGCAGGGAGCGGTCACTGCCGGGGTTGGTGACCGGGGAGCCACGCCGCCCGTTGTCGATCAGGGCGTCGACAGCTTCTTGCAGCATCCGCTTCTCGTTGCGAATGATCATGTCGGGGGCGCCCTGACCCATCAGCTTCTTCAGGCGGTTGTTGCGGTTGATCAGGCGGCGGTAGAGGTCGTTGAGGTCGCTGGTGGCAAAGCGTCCCCCGTCCACCTGCACCATCGGGCGCAGGTCAGGCGGCATCACCGGCACCGTGCCGAGGATCATCCAGGAGGGGTTGTTGCCACTCGACTTGAAGGAGCGCACGACCTCGAGCCGCTTGCGGGCCTTGGCGCGCTTGTGGCGCGACGAATCCTTCATCTGCTCGCCGAGTTCGGCTTCGAGCGCGTCGAGATCAAGTTCGTCGAGCAGTTCCTTGACCGCCTCAGCGCCCATCTTGGCCTCGAAATCGTAGGACTCGATCACGCGGACCTGCTTACGCACGAGGTCGAGCTCGATCCGGCCTGAGATTTCCGAGCGCAGCGCTCCATCGTCGGCGAGTTCGTCGCCGGGCTCCACGCGGTCGCCGTTCACGACGAGCGGTTCGTCCTCGTAAGCGTAGACCTTGGCCTTGCTGACCAGGATGCTCGCCGGAGCGTGCAGGGTGATCACGCCGTCGGCTTGCGCGATCACTTCTTCTTCCTTGTCGATCGCCCCGATCACGCGCTGGCCGGCCTTGACCTCACTGCCGTCACCGACCAGCACGTGCATGGTGGGATCGATCGGGTACTCGACCCGGCGCGTCCAGTGCGCGGTCACCGTCACGTCGCCCTTCTTCTTGGGGAAGGTTACGCTGGAGAGGCGACTGTCGCGGCTCACGCGCAGAATCTTGCCTGCCTTGGCTTCGGCGAGCACGGCGCCGGCCTCGATGATCTCGCCCTGCGCGACCTGGACGTTCATGCCCTGCGGCACGTACACGCGCGCCAGCACCTCGCCCCGGGCCGGGTCGGCGTCCTCGTCCTCGCTGGCCTCCGGCGTTTCGCGGATCTCGACCATCACCGAGTCCTCGCCCATCTCGTGCATGAACACGGTGCCGGCGACCGGCGCGGTGAGCTGCACGTCGGCTTCCAGCTCCGAGAGAATCTCGGCGGCCTTGAAGCTCTCCTGCTCGACGAGCATCTCCGCCGGCAGCGGCAGCACGGCCTCGACCTGCTCGGCGTAGGCGATCTCGGCGCGGCGCGGGAAGCGGTACTGCGCGAGGCCGTCCATCTTGGACACCACGTTGCCGCCGAGGATCTGTCCGCGCGTGACGTATTCGCCGTCACGAATCGCGGCGTCCTGACCGCCGGGAATGGTGTAGGTCTCCTGGCGCCCGAAGCGCAGCTCGCGGTACTCGTCGTCGCTGAGCAGCTCGCCGCGCTTCAGGGGCCGCCCGTCCTTCTGGGCGTTTTGCGGCTTGGTGACGATGAACGACGAGAAGTACAGCACCTTTTCAAGCTGCCCGGCGCTGAGGTCGAGCAGGGTGCCGATCTTGCTCGGCGTGTCCTTGACATACCAGATGTGCGCAGCGGGCGTCGCGAGATCAATGTGGCCCATGCGGTAGCGCCGGACCTTGGAGCTCGTCACCTCAACGCCGCAACGCTCGCAGACCTTGCCCTCGTAGCGCTGTCTCTTGTACTTGCCGCAGGCGCACTCGTAGTCCTTGATCGGCCCAAAGATGCGCTCGTCGAAGAGGCCTTCACGCTCGGGCTTCAGGGTGCGGTAATTGATGGTTTCGGGCTTTTCGACCTCGCCGAAGCTCCACTCGCGGATCTTTTCCGGGGAGGCGATGGCGATACGTACTTTGCTGAAGTCTTTCAAAGTCGGTGCTCCTGTGGTGGGAGGCGAAGGGGCGCCGGGGGCCGGGCTCTGAGCACCCCACCCTGACACTCGCCGAAGCGCGGCTCAGGGCTCAGGGGACTCGGGGAGGCCCGCGCCTCAGCGCTTGGGCATCATGCCTTCGAAGATGTCCACGCTCTTGTCGTTGCTGTCCAGAACCTCAACGTCCAGACCCAGCGAGTGGAGTTCTTTGAGAAGCACCTTGAAGGATTCGGGGATGGTGCTGCCCGAGACTTCCTCGCCCTTGACGATGCTCTGGTAGGCCGCGTCGCGCCCGTCGATGTCGTCGGACTTGATGGTCAGCATCTCCTGGAGGGTATGCGCCGCCCCGTAGGCCTCGAGCGCCCACACTTCCATCTCGCCGAAGCGCTGCCCGCCGTTTTGCGCCTTGCCACCGAGCGGCTGCTGGGTGATGAGGCTGTACGGCCCCGTTGAGCGGGCGTGGAGCTTGTCTTCCACCATGTGGTAGAGCTTCATCACGTACATGATCCCGACCACAACCGGGCCGGAGATCGGCTCGCCGGTGCGCCCGTCGTACAGGATGCTCTTGCCGGTGCGCGAGAGCTGCATCTGCGCGCGCTCGTAGTCGCCCTGAGCGGGGTCGATCACGCCGAGCTTGGCGGCGCGGTCAAGCACTTCCTGCTCGCGCTTGTCGAGTTCGAAGCCCTCGTCCTTGCGGACCTGAAGGCGTTCGGCGGCGGCGACTTCGAGCATCTCCTTGATGGTCGCCTCGGTCACCGAGTCGAACACGGGGGTTTCGAACTTCTGCCCGGTCAGGCGAGCGACTTCACCGAGGTGGGTCTCGAGAATCTGGCCGAGGTTCATGCGGCTCGGCACGCCGAGCGGGTTGAACACGATGTCGACCGGGGTGCCGTCTTCGAGGTACGGCATGTCCTCGGGGGCCATGATCTTGGACACGACACCCTTGTTGCCGTGGCGGTTGGCGACCTTGTCACCCACCTGAAGCTGACGCTTCTGGGCCACGTACACGCGCACCATCTCGCGCACGCCGGGCTTGAGGTCCACGCCGTCGTCACCGCGGCGGAAACGCACAGTCTTGACGACGATGCCCCCCTGACCCGACATGACGCGCAGCGAGGTGTCTTTCACTTCGCGGGCCTTCTCACCGAAGATACTTCTGAGCAGCCGCTCTTCGGGGGTGGGCTCGGACTCGCCCTTGAAGGAGGTTTTGCCGACCAAGATGTCACCCGGCTTGACCTCGGCGCCGACACGCACGATGCCGTCCTCGTCGAGGTCGCGCAGCGCGGCCTCACTGAGGCCCGGAATGTCGCGGGTGATTTTTTCCGGCCCGAGCTTGGTGTCGCGCGCCTCGATCTCGTCTTTCTCGATGTGGACCGAGGTGTAGTAGTCCTGCCGGACCAGCCCTTCATTGATGCAGATCGCGTCTTCGAAGTTGAAGCCGTCGAAGGGCATGATCGCAATGGTGATGTTCTGCCCGAGTGCGAGCCGCCCGAACTCAGAGGCCGGGCCGTCGGCGAGCACTTGGCCGACTTCGACCTCGTCGCCCACGTTCACGATCGGGTGCTGGTCGAGGTTGGTGCCCTGGTTGGACCGGGTAAAGCGGATCAACTCGAAGGTGCGGACGTTGCCCTTGAACAGCCTGACCGCCGGCTGGTCCTCGGTGAGCGTCACCTGGATCGCGCGGGCGTCCACGTAGGTCACGCGGCCCCGGACGTCGCTCACGACGCTGGTGCCCGAGTCGGTCACCACGCGGCGCTCGACGCCGGTGCCCACGGCGGGCGAGTCGGCGCGCACGAGCGGCACGGCCTGCGACTGCATGTTCGAACCCATCAGCGCGCGGTTGGCGTCGTCGTGCTCGAGGAAGGGAATCAGCGAGGTGTTGATGGAGACGATCTGCTTGGGCGACACGTCCATGTACTCGACTTCGTCGGGCGTGTACAGCAGGGGGTCACCCTTGCGGCGCGAGAGCACACGCTCCTCGGCGAAGGTGTTGTCATCGTTGAGCGGGCTGTTCGCCTGGGCGATGGTGTAACGGTCCTCGATGTCGGCGGTCATGTACTCGACCTGATCGGTGACCCGCCCGTTCTCGACCTTGCGGTAGGGCGCCTCGATGAAGCCCAGCGCGTTGACCTTGGCGTAGCTCGACAGCGAGGAAATCAGGCCGATATTCGCGCCTTCGGGCGTCTCGATGGGGCAGATACGCCCGTAGTGGGTGCGGTGCACGTCGCGCACGTCGAAGCCGGCGCGCTCGCGGGTGAGTCCCCCCGGCCCCAGCGCGGAAATGCGGCGCTTGTGGCGCAGGTCGGACAGAGGATTGGTCTGGTCCTTGAACTGCGAGAGCTGCGAGCGGCCGAAGAACTCGCGCATCGCCGCCACGATGGGCCGGTTGTTGACCAGCTTGGTGGGGGTCGCGGCGTCGGGGTTGCCGAGCAGCATCCGCTCGCGCACGCCGCGCGCCATGCGGCCCATCCCGACGCGGAGCTGGTCGGCGAGCAGTTCGCCCACCGTCCGCACGCGGCGGTTGCCGAGGTGGTCGATGTCGTCCTCGCCCACCGGAACCTCGTTGATCACGCCGTCCGCGTCCACCATCGGCACGGTCTCGAGGCCCTGCTGGAGGGCCATCAGGTAACGGATGGTGTCCACGAGTCCGGCGTCGGAGAACTTGCCGTCCTCGAACTTGAGCAGCGTGCGCTCGTCACGGCTCAGGCCGAGCTTCTTGTTCATCTTGAAGCGGCCCGGTTCACCGAGGTCGTAGCGCCGGGGGTCGGCGAGCAGCCCGAAGAGGTACTGCGTCGCCTTGTCGCGCTTGGGCGGGTCGCCGGGGCGCAGCACCGTGAAGAGGCGCAGCAGCGCCTCGTCGGCGCCCATGCCCGCGCTCTTGTCCTCGGCGGGTTCGGCGTTCGGCGTGAACTCGCTGAACAGCGCCCGGATCGAGGCGTCGTCCATGCCCAGCACGCGCAGCAGCAGGCTTACCGGGAACTTGCGCTTGTTGACCTTCATCTCCAGCACGTCGCCCGCAAACTCGAGTTC
Proteins encoded:
- a CDS encoding DNA-directed RNA polymerase subunit beta, which translates into the protein MTLSKTPPRIERFGEITEVIPLPNLTEVQVNSFRAFLQADKAPDQREDVGLQSAFREVFPIDESEKGRSTGMVLDFIEYRLGEPEYSPEECREKDLTYEAPLYVKLELIHKDTGVIKGFKPDSPPESWVFLGNLPLMTEDGSFVINGADRVVISQIHRSPGVYFTSSYKGIKKMYTAAIIPMPKRGPWIELEFAGDVLEMKVNKRKFPVSLLLRVLGMDDASIRALFSEFTPNAEPAEDKSAGMGADEALLRLFTVLRPGDPPKRDKATQYLFGLLADPRRYDLGEPGRFKMNKKLGLSRDERTLLKFEDGKFSDAGLVDTIRYLMALQQGLETVPMVDADGVINEVPVGEDDIDHLGNRRVRTVGELLADQLRVGMGRMARGVRERMLLGNPDAATPTKLVNNRPIVAAMREFFGRSQLSQFKDQTNPLSDLRHKRRISALGPGGLTRERAGFDVRDVHRTHYGRICPIETPEGANIGLISSLSSYAKVNALGFIEAPYRKVENGRVTDQVEYMTADIEDRYTIAQANSPLNDDNTFAEERVLSRRKGDPLLYTPDEVEYMDVSPKQIVSINTSLIPFLEHDDANRALMGSNMQSQAVPLVRADSPAVGTGVERRVVTDSGTSVVSDVRGRVTYVDARAIQVTLTEDQPAVRLFKGNVRTFELIRFTRSNQGTNLDQHPIVNVGDEVEVGQVLADGPASEFGRLALGQNITIAIMPFDGFNFEDAICINEGLVRQDYYTSVHIEKDEIEARDTKLGPEKITRDIPGLSEAALRDLDEDGIVRVGAEVKPGDILVGKTSFKGESEPTPEERLLRSIFGEKAREVKDTSLRVMSGQGGIVVKTVRFRRGDDGVDLKPGVREMVRVYVAQKRQLQVGDKVANRHGNKGVVSKIMAPEDMPYLEDGTPVDIVFNPLGVPSRMNLGQILETHLGEVARLTGQKFETPVFDSVTEATIKEMLEVAAAERLQVRKDEGFELDKREQEVLDRAAKLGVIDPAQGDYERAQMQLSRTGKSILYDGRTGEPISGPVVVGIMYVMKLYHMVEDKLHARSTGPYSLITQQPLGGKAQNGGQRFGEMEVWALEAYGAAHTLQEMLTIKSDDIDGRDAAYQSIVKGEEVSGSTIPESFKVLLKELHSLGLDVEVLDSNDKSVDIFEGMMPKR